The Lycium barbarum isolate Lr01 chromosome 9, ASM1917538v2, whole genome shotgun sequence genome has a segment encoding these proteins:
- the LOC132609828 gene encoding disease resistance protein RPV1-like isoform X2 has product MIGIYGVGGIGKTTLAKAIYNRVFRHFDGSCFLSDVRSKVEELGLVKLQEKLLHQILKTKDLKVDIVAEGVNLIKARLESKKVLIILDDVDHRSQLESLARERSWFGSGSLIIITTRDKQLLCGLRENERYKAKLLHPYESLQLFSCHAYKSLSPPQEYDELAQDVIKYSGGLPLALVTLGSHLQGRSIEEWRYEFKKLRAIPHCDIQKILKISFDGLDCDTQDVFLDIACAFHGFPKDEVTKTLNACGFHTESAILTLVQRHLLDRAVVNLTMHDLVRDMGREIVRMESPRDPRKRSRLFNPQEIRDVLQGNKGSEKVEVLMIDSWALKGVNLSTKAFKNMKNLRVLKIDASHISGDFELLSKELRWLSWQKCSLKSIPSNFPAEKLVVLDMQGSNIQEFGLNLQKLKRTPNFNGSRSLKTLRFRDCSNLTEIHQSIGSLSRLIYLDLDGCKKLTDLPSSICKLKSLESLNICWCLSLQTLPVGLRDMGGLNTLNAGYAGITQLPGSVEMPRNLVELEIRGQHLEAKAGFSRRRVYRVRVRVRVRSLPTCVCCKSLKVLDLSNCKRLRKTPNFNGSRSLETLRFHGCSRLMEIHPSIGNLDRLTELYLYGCKKLMNLPSSICQLKSLRLLNIHRG; this is encoded by the exons ATGATTGGTATATATGGGGTTGGTGGAATTGGAAAAACAACTCTGGCAAAGGCTATTTACAACCGAGTGTTTCGACACTTCGATGGTAGTTGCTTCCTTTCAGATGTTAGATCAAAAGTTGAAGAATTGGGTCTAGTCAAGCTACAAGAGAAGCTACTTCATCAGATCCTCAAAACAAAGGACTTAAAAGTTGATATTGTTGCTGAAGGTGTCAATCTAATCAAAGCAAGACTTGAGTCAAAAAAGGTTCTAATTATTCTTGATGATGTGGATCATAGAAGTCAATTAGAATCCTTAGCAAGAGAAAGAAGTTGGTTTGGTTCGGGTAGTTTAATAATTATTACAACCCGAGATAAGCAATTGCTATGTGGGCTTAGAGAAAATGAGAGATACAAGGCCAAACTATTACATCCATATGAGTCTCTGCAACTTTTTTCTTGTCATGCTTATAAAAGTCTTTCTCCACCACAAGAATATGATGAGCTGGCACAAGACGTAATCAAATATTCAGGTGGGCTACCATTAGCTCTTGTGACATTGGGGTCACATTTGCAAGGGAGATCCATAGAAGAATGGAGATACGAGTTCAAAAAACTGAGAGCAATTCCTCATTGTGATATTCAAAAGATTCTCAAGATAAGCTTTGATGGACTTGATTGTGATACTCAAGATGTTTTCCTTGATATCGCGTGCGCCTTCCATGGATTTCCTAAGGATGAAGTTACCAAAACATTAAATGCATGTGGTTTTCATACTGAAAGTGCAATTTTAACATTAGTCCAAAGACACTTGCTCGACAGGGCTGTGGTTAATTTGACGATGCATGATCTAGTACGGGATATGGGAAGAGAAATCGTTCGCATGGAATCACCTCGAGATCCTAGAAAACGGAGTAGATTGTTCAACCCTCAAGAAATCCGTGATGTTCTACAAGGAAATAAA GGTTCCGAAAAGGTCGAAGTACTGATGATAGATTCATGGGCATTAAAGGGTGTCAACTTGAGCACCAAAGCATTTAAGAACATGAAAAATCTTAGGGTGCTTAAAATTGATGCATcacatattagtggagattttgaGCTTTTGTCCAAGGAGCTCAGATGGTTGTCTTGGCAAAAATGTTCTTTAAAATCTATACCATCAAATTTTCCGGCTGAGAAACTTGTAGTTCTGGATATGCAAGGGAGTAATATCCAAGAATTTGGTTTGAATTTGCAG AAACTCAAAAGAACTCCGAACTTCAATGGTTCACGCAGTCTCAAGACTTTGAGGTTTCGTGATTGCTCAAATCTGACGGAGATCCATCAATCTATAGGAAGTTTGAGTCGGCTAATTTATCTAGATTTGGATGGTTGCAAAAAGCTTACGGATCTTCCGAGCAGCATATGCAAGCTAAAATCCCTTGAATCCTTGAACATTTGTTGGTGCTTATCTTTACAAACACTGCCAGTTGGCCTTCGAGATATGGGAGGTCTAAATACTCTTAATGCAGGTTATGCGGGTATAACTCAATTGCCAGGATCTGTTGAAATGCCAAGAAATCTTGTAGAGTTGGAAATAAGAGGTCAACATTTAGAGGCCAAAGCGGGTTTTTCTCGAAGAAGAGTCTATCGTGTGCGTGTGCGTGTGCGTGTGCGATCCTTGCCAACTTGTGTT TGTTGTAAAAGTTTGAAGGTGTTGGATCTCTCTAATTGCAAGCGCCTCAGAAAAACTCCGAACTTTAATGGTTCACGAAGTCTCGAGACTCTGCGGTTTCATGGTTGCTCAAGGCTGATGGAGATCCATCCAtcaattggaaatttggacagACTAACTGAACTGTACTTGTATGGTTGCAAAAAGCTGATGAATCTTCCAAGCAGCATATGCCAGCTAAAGTCCCTTCGACTCTTGAATATTCACAG GGGTTAG
- the LOC132609828 gene encoding disease resistance protein RPV1-like isoform X1, protein MIGIYGVGGIGKTTLAKAIYNRVFRHFDGSCFLSDVRSKVEELGLVKLQEKLLHQILKTKDLKVDIVAEGVNLIKARLESKKVLIILDDVDHRSQLESLARERSWFGSGSLIIITTRDKQLLCGLRENERYKAKLLHPYESLQLFSCHAYKSLSPPQEYDELAQDVIKYSGGLPLALVTLGSHLQGRSIEEWRYEFKKLRAIPHCDIQKILKISFDGLDCDTQDVFLDIACAFHGFPKDEVTKTLNACGFHTESAILTLVQRHLLDRAVVNLTMHDLVRDMGREIVRMESPRDPRKRSRLFNPQEIRDVLQGNKGSEKVEVLMIDSWALKGVNLSTKAFKNMKNLRVLKIDASHISGDFELLSKELRWLSWQKCSLKSIPSNFPAEKLVVLDMQGSNIQEFGLNLQKLKRTPNFNGSRSLKTLRFRDCSNLTEIHQSIGSLSRLIYLDLDGCKKLTDLPSSICKLKSLESLNICWCLSLQTLPVGLRDMGGLNTLNAGYAGITQLPGSVEMPRNLVELEIRGQHLEAKAGFSRRRVYRVRVRVRVRSLPTCVCCKSLKVLDLSNCKRLRKTPNFNGSRSLETLRFHGCSRLMEIHPSIGNLDRLTELYLYGCKKLMNLPSSICQLKSLRLLNIHRIRSMKTSLVHSNLEKLESGVRYLSTKQ, encoded by the exons ATGATTGGTATATATGGGGTTGGTGGAATTGGAAAAACAACTCTGGCAAAGGCTATTTACAACCGAGTGTTTCGACACTTCGATGGTAGTTGCTTCCTTTCAGATGTTAGATCAAAAGTTGAAGAATTGGGTCTAGTCAAGCTACAAGAGAAGCTACTTCATCAGATCCTCAAAACAAAGGACTTAAAAGTTGATATTGTTGCTGAAGGTGTCAATCTAATCAAAGCAAGACTTGAGTCAAAAAAGGTTCTAATTATTCTTGATGATGTGGATCATAGAAGTCAATTAGAATCCTTAGCAAGAGAAAGAAGTTGGTTTGGTTCGGGTAGTTTAATAATTATTACAACCCGAGATAAGCAATTGCTATGTGGGCTTAGAGAAAATGAGAGATACAAGGCCAAACTATTACATCCATATGAGTCTCTGCAACTTTTTTCTTGTCATGCTTATAAAAGTCTTTCTCCACCACAAGAATATGATGAGCTGGCACAAGACGTAATCAAATATTCAGGTGGGCTACCATTAGCTCTTGTGACATTGGGGTCACATTTGCAAGGGAGATCCATAGAAGAATGGAGATACGAGTTCAAAAAACTGAGAGCAATTCCTCATTGTGATATTCAAAAGATTCTCAAGATAAGCTTTGATGGACTTGATTGTGATACTCAAGATGTTTTCCTTGATATCGCGTGCGCCTTCCATGGATTTCCTAAGGATGAAGTTACCAAAACATTAAATGCATGTGGTTTTCATACTGAAAGTGCAATTTTAACATTAGTCCAAAGACACTTGCTCGACAGGGCTGTGGTTAATTTGACGATGCATGATCTAGTACGGGATATGGGAAGAGAAATCGTTCGCATGGAATCACCTCGAGATCCTAGAAAACGGAGTAGATTGTTCAACCCTCAAGAAATCCGTGATGTTCTACAAGGAAATAAA GGTTCCGAAAAGGTCGAAGTACTGATGATAGATTCATGGGCATTAAAGGGTGTCAACTTGAGCACCAAAGCATTTAAGAACATGAAAAATCTTAGGGTGCTTAAAATTGATGCATcacatattagtggagattttgaGCTTTTGTCCAAGGAGCTCAGATGGTTGTCTTGGCAAAAATGTTCTTTAAAATCTATACCATCAAATTTTCCGGCTGAGAAACTTGTAGTTCTGGATATGCAAGGGAGTAATATCCAAGAATTTGGTTTGAATTTGCAG AAACTCAAAAGAACTCCGAACTTCAATGGTTCACGCAGTCTCAAGACTTTGAGGTTTCGTGATTGCTCAAATCTGACGGAGATCCATCAATCTATAGGAAGTTTGAGTCGGCTAATTTATCTAGATTTGGATGGTTGCAAAAAGCTTACGGATCTTCCGAGCAGCATATGCAAGCTAAAATCCCTTGAATCCTTGAACATTTGTTGGTGCTTATCTTTACAAACACTGCCAGTTGGCCTTCGAGATATGGGAGGTCTAAATACTCTTAATGCAGGTTATGCGGGTATAACTCAATTGCCAGGATCTGTTGAAATGCCAAGAAATCTTGTAGAGTTGGAAATAAGAGGTCAACATTTAGAGGCCAAAGCGGGTTTTTCTCGAAGAAGAGTCTATCGTGTGCGTGTGCGTGTGCGTGTGCGATCCTTGCCAACTTGTGTT TGTTGTAAAAGTTTGAAGGTGTTGGATCTCTCTAATTGCAAGCGCCTCAGAAAAACTCCGAACTTTAATGGTTCACGAAGTCTCGAGACTCTGCGGTTTCATGGTTGCTCAAGGCTGATGGAGATCCATCCAtcaattggaaatttggacagACTAACTGAACTGTACTTGTATGGTTGCAAAAAGCTGATGAATCTTCCAAGCAGCATATGCCAGCTAAAGTCCCTTCGACTCTTGAATATTCACAG AATCCGTTCAATGAAGACTTCTCTAGTGCATTCCAATCTAGAAAAATTGGAATCTG GGGTTAGATATTTATCTACAAAGCAATGA
- the LOC132610841 gene encoding protein RALF-like 32, whose amino-acid sequence MYHSHKNQKMKAPNFTKLLYFFTLFLTTLFIITSENSQSQCNDTIAKCNEELEMLMESDISRRFLEQRKRYISPGALKRDKPVCNGGGGGQPYSRSCLPPPSNPYNRGCSKYYRCRGDQ is encoded by the coding sequence ATGTACCATTCACACAAAAACCAAAAAATGAAAGCTCCAAATTTCACAAAACTCCTCTATTTCTTCACTCTTTTTCTTACCACGTTATTTATAATCACATCAGAAAATAGCCAATCACAATGCAATGATACAATAGCTAAGTGTAATGAAGAGTTGGAGATGTTAATGGAATCTGATATTAGTAGAAGATTTCTTGAACAAAGAAAAAGATATATTTCTCCTGGTGCTTTAAAAAGAGATAAACCGGTGTGTAACGGCGGCGGTGGCGGCCAACCGTATTCACGGAGCTGCCTACCGCCGCCGTCGAATCCGTATAATAGAGGTTGTTCTAAGTATTATCGTTGTAGAGGTGATCAATGA